From one Brevibacterium sp. 'Marine' genomic stretch:
- a CDS encoding M28 family peptidase: protein MKLRTKSWLAVTATAGLVLGGVSPALAAGTAGPTEHTDMGVSGDAVMEHLQKISDISTSHADEGHRALGTPGYEEAVEYVESTLEATGAFDVKRQAFDVESQDFGTVDVKVDGEAVKVATASYTEGTTEPLTDLPVVLPVDDDNSDLAGGQLGCQASDFDASAEGALVLVSRGECAFGEKTKAATEAGAAAVIIYNNDKDNPDEELNATLGERMEGSAPTVTVTYNVGTDLLEKVEAAGAEAGTEAGSQTDAEAGLGQGADETEEAADDDAAAEAAALTADFTLETEFVTETTWNVIAETKAGDHDNVQMFGAHLDGVEEGPGVNDNGSGTAALLASAEALAEQPTEVDNAIRFGWWGAEEVGLVGSTEYVASLDDAELGKIKSYMNFDMIGSDNYIVGTLDSDGSDVPIPDGVNVPEGSAELEKIFTDYFADIDQPNVGTDFSGRSDYQAFIDNGIPASGLFSGADGTKTAEEAEMFGGTVGEKHDTNYHQPTDTIENVSKESIDIFAPAIGFAVHTLAYELADAPTDPPTDPTTPPTDPTDPPTETPTEAPDERALSIDPKTIEAPDFVSEKGVQVAATGCAADTTATMTVTPNNGKIETFEQTAEVGADGTARFGVRGLDASMVDSYIGTYDVTVDCEGGDPLTGSFEVVAEGDGPGAGDGGNGGGGGDLPRTGNEALPLILSAGALIALGLAMTLGSRRRRS from the coding sequence ATGAAGTTGCGCACGAAGAGCTGGCTGGCAGTCACCGCCACAGCCGGACTGGTCCTCGGCGGGGTGAGCCCGGCGCTGGCAGCGGGCACCGCGGGACCGACCGAACACACCGATATGGGCGTCAGCGGCGACGCCGTGATGGAGCATCTGCAGAAGATCTCCGACATCTCCACCTCGCACGCGGATGAAGGACACCGTGCGCTGGGCACCCCCGGCTACGAAGAAGCCGTGGAATACGTCGAATCCACCCTCGAGGCGACCGGAGCCTTCGATGTGAAACGTCAGGCCTTCGACGTCGAGAGCCAGGACTTCGGCACCGTCGACGTCAAGGTCGACGGGGAGGCGGTCAAGGTCGCGACCGCCTCATACACAGAGGGAACCACGGAGCCGCTGACCGATCTGCCGGTGGTGCTGCCGGTCGATGACGACAACAGCGACCTGGCCGGCGGACAGCTCGGCTGTCAGGCCAGTGACTTCGACGCCAGCGCCGAAGGTGCGCTTGTGCTCGTATCCCGCGGAGAATGCGCCTTCGGTGAGAAGACCAAGGCCGCCACCGAAGCCGGTGCCGCAGCGGTCATCATCTACAACAACGACAAGGACAATCCGGACGAGGAGCTCAACGCCACCCTGGGTGAGCGGATGGAAGGCAGTGCCCCGACGGTGACGGTCACCTACAACGTCGGCACCGACCTCCTCGAGAAGGTCGAAGCCGCAGGTGCCGAGGCCGGCACAGAAGCCGGCAGCCAGACTGACGCCGAGGCGGGCCTCGGGCAGGGCGCCGACGAGACCGAGGAAGCCGCCGATGACGACGCGGCGGCCGAAGCCGCGGCCCTGACCGCCGACTTCACGCTCGAGACCGAGTTCGTCACCGAGACGACCTGGAACGTCATCGCCGAGACCAAGGCCGGCGACCATGACAACGTCCAGATGTTCGGCGCACACCTCGACGGCGTCGAAGAAGGCCCCGGCGTCAACGACAACGGTTCGGGAACCGCGGCGCTCCTCGCTTCGGCCGAAGCGCTTGCCGAGCAGCCGACCGAAGTCGACAACGCCATCCGCTTCGGCTGGTGGGGCGCGGAAGAGGTCGGACTCGTCGGTTCGACGGAGTACGTCGCGAGCCTCGACGATGCCGAGCTGGGCAAGATCAAGTCCTACATGAACTTCGACATGATCGGCTCCGACAACTACATCGTCGGCACGCTCGACTCCGACGGCTCCGATGTGCCGATCCCCGACGGCGTCAACGTCCCCGAAGGTTCGGCCGAGCTCGAGAAGATCTTCACCGACTACTTCGCCGACATCGACCAGCCCAACGTCGGCACCGACTTCTCCGGACGTTCGGACTACCAGGCGTTCATCGACAACGGCATCCCGGCCAGCGGCCTGTTCTCCGGAGCAGACGGCACGAAGACGGCTGAAGAGGCTGAGATGTTCGGCGGCACCGTCGGCGAGAAGCACGACACGAACTACCACCAGCCCACGGACACGATCGAGAACGTGAGCAAGGAGTCCATCGACATCTTCGCTCCCGCCATCGGCTTCGCCGTCCACACGCTGGCCTATGAGCTGGCCGACGCGCCGACGGATCCGCCGACCGATCCGACGACTCCGCCCACGGACCCCACCGATCCGCCCACGGAGACACCGACCGAGGCCCCTGATGAACGAGCACTGAGCATCGATCCGAAGACGATCGAAGCGCCGGACTTCGTCAGTGAGAAGGGCGTCCAGGTCGCGGCCACCGGCTGCGCCGCCGACACCACGGCGACGATGACGGTGACCCCGAACAACGGGAAGATCGAGACGTTCGAGCAGACCGCCGAGGTCGGAGCCGACGGCACTGCCCGATTCGGAGTCCGCGGACTCGACGCGTCGATGGTCGACAGCTACATCGGCACCTACGATGTCACCGTCGACTGCGAAGGCGGAGACCCGCTGACCGGATCCTTCGAGGTCGTCGCCGAAGGTGACGGGCCGGGAGCCGGTGACGGTGGCAACGGCGGCGGTGGGGGAGACCTGCCGCGCACCGGTAACGAAGCCCTGCCGCTGATTCTCTCGGCCGGAGCGCTCATCGCGCTCGGTCTGGCGATGACGCTGGGTTCACGCCGCCGCCGCAGCTGA
- a CDS encoding VIT1/CCC1 transporter family protein, translating into MTTDDSAGATPPASPDRRTIRRWQRYLANERLEERVYRNLAERRSGEDREILLSLAAAESRHQEHWISLLGEHAEKRRSADLLTRCLAFLGGLFGSVFVLALAQQSETSSPYDEDEAASAEMAADERIHAEVVRALAARSRARLSGNFRAAVFGANDGLVSNLALVLGVGAAGVSNTVILLTGVSGLLAGALSMGAGEYISVRSQRELLDASTPDPESRHALADLNIDANELALVFRARGMEAREAEARANRTIAAAKNRQAPRLPNLDSEVDRDELGTGIGAALSSFCFFSSGALIPILPYIFGMSGLPAVFLSAGLVGIALLFTGGIVGLLSGKSPGPRALRQLGIGFGAAAVTYVLGLLFGGTA; encoded by the coding sequence GTGACGACCGATGACTCCGCAGGAGCGACTCCGCCTGCCTCCCCCGACAGACGAACCATTCGCCGCTGGCAGCGCTACCTCGCCAACGAACGGCTCGAGGAACGGGTGTACCGCAACCTCGCCGAACGCCGCAGCGGAGAGGACCGTGAGATCCTGCTCAGCCTGGCCGCCGCGGAATCCCGGCACCAGGAGCATTGGATCTCGCTGCTCGGCGAGCATGCCGAGAAGCGCCGTTCCGCCGATCTCCTCACCCGCTGCCTGGCCTTCCTCGGCGGTCTGTTCGGCTCCGTGTTCGTCCTCGCTCTTGCTCAGCAGTCGGAGACGAGCTCGCCGTACGACGAAGACGAAGCCGCCTCGGCCGAGATGGCCGCCGACGAACGCATCCACGCCGAGGTGGTCCGCGCTCTGGCTGCCCGTTCCCGCGCCCGCCTGTCGGGAAACTTCCGTGCCGCCGTCTTCGGCGCCAACGACGGACTGGTCTCGAACCTCGCCCTCGTCCTCGGCGTCGGCGCGGCGGGAGTCTCGAACACCGTCATCCTGCTCACCGGCGTCTCCGGGCTGCTGGCCGGCGCCTTGTCGATGGGAGCCGGCGAGTACATCTCGGTGCGCTCCCAGCGCGAACTCCTCGACGCCTCCACCCCGGACCCCGAGTCCCGGCACGCCCTGGCCGACCTCAACATCGACGCCAACGAGCTCGCCCTCGTCTTCCGCGCCCGCGGCATGGAGGCCCGCGAAGCCGAGGCCCGCGCCAACCGCACGATCGCGGCGGCGAAGAACAGACAGGCGCCGCGCCTGCCGAACCTCGACTCCGAGGTCGACCGTGACGAACTGGGCACCGGCATCGGCGCTGCCCTCTCAAGCTTCTGCTTCTTCTCCTCCGGCGCGCTCATCCCGATCCTGCCGTATATCTTCGGCATGTCCGGACTGCCCGCCGTGTTCCTCTCCGCCGGACTCGTCGGCATCGCGCTGCTGTTCACCGGCGGCATCGTCGGCCTGCTCTCGGGCAAATCACCCGGCCCCCGCGCCCTGCGCCAACTCGGCATCGGCTTCGGTGCCGCCGCCGTGACCTACGTCCTCGGCCTGCTCTTCGGAGGTACCGCATGA
- a CDS encoding aminotransferase class IV, whose product MTDPLILVDPTAAEFELTDLGAAQLPVTDLSAHRGDGIFETVLVSVGAHGATVVSRERHFTRFRASASALDLPDPDQGLWDRVIDSLIAEVAAADPQNVEFGIRYALSRGEQDANGRFRGRGWAFPVPVDDHILTARSQGVTAVSLDRGFDAYIGSKAPWLLIGAKTLSYAVNQAAGRYAAANDADEALFVSHDGIVLEGPTANLIIRRGDRLLTPNPEAGLLSGTTQRLIFDHAEDLGLRAEYADLGLDDVKDADGAWFVSSMRTAAALRELDGNAIAVDQNLTDRFQAIVRGR is encoded by the coding sequence ATGACCGATCCGCTCATCCTCGTCGACCCCACCGCGGCTGAGTTCGAGCTCACCGATCTCGGTGCCGCTCAGCTGCCCGTCACGGATCTCTCCGCTCATCGCGGGGACGGCATCTTCGAAACCGTGCTGGTCAGCGTGGGGGCGCACGGAGCCACCGTGGTGTCGCGGGAACGGCACTTCACCCGCTTCCGCGCGTCCGCCTCGGCGCTGGATCTTCCCGATCCGGACCAAGGGCTGTGGGATCGGGTCATCGATTCCCTCATCGCCGAGGTGGCCGCCGCCGATCCCCAGAACGTCGAGTTCGGGATCCGCTACGCCCTCTCGCGCGGGGAGCAGGACGCGAACGGTCGGTTCCGGGGCCGCGGATGGGCCTTCCCCGTGCCCGTGGACGACCATATCCTTACAGCCCGGAGCCAGGGAGTCACCGCCGTCAGCCTCGACCGCGGATTCGACGCCTATATCGGCAGCAAGGCCCCGTGGCTGCTCATCGGTGCGAAGACGCTGTCCTATGCGGTCAATCAGGCGGCCGGCCGCTATGCCGCGGCGAACGACGCCGATGAGGCGCTGTTCGTCTCCCACGACGGAATCGTGCTGGAGGGCCCGACCGCAAACCTCATCATCCGCCGAGGCGACCGCCTCCTCACTCCGAACCCGGAGGCTGGTCTGCTGTCCGGAACGACGCAGCGTCTGATCTTCGATCATGCGGAGGATCTGGGGCTGCGCGCCGAATACGCCGACCTCGGACTCGACGACGTCAAGGACGCGGACGGGGCCTGGTTCGTCTCGTCGATGCGCACGGCAGCCGCTCTGCGCGAACTCGACGGGAACGCCATCGCTGTTGATCAGAATCTCACCGACCGATTCCAGGCGATCGTCCGCGGCCGGTGA